A window of the Oncorhynchus gorbuscha isolate QuinsamMale2020 ecotype Even-year unplaced genomic scaffold, OgorEven_v1.0 Un_scaffold_360, whole genome shotgun sequence genome harbors these coding sequences:
- the LOC124017984 gene encoding tyrosine-protein phosphatase non-receptor type 1-like encodes MEKQFEEIDSSGQWQNLYNEIRNQASDYSYKVAKLPENQNRNRYRDVSPYDHSRVKLENSENDYINASLVVVEEAQRAYILSQGPLKNTCGHFWLMVWEQNSKAVIMLNRIIEKGSEKCAQYWPTAEEQQLSYTDTGFVVTLVKEEDKSNYIIRVLELRNTETGGTTEIYHFHYTTWPDFGVPESPASFLNFLVKVRESGSLGPEHGPSVVHCSAGIGRSGTFSLVDTCLILMDKRKDSSSVDILRVLLDMREYRMGLIQTPDQLRFSYRAVLEGAKSIMGDCSAQVNTANPNHTPS; translated from the exons ATGGAAAAACAGTTTGAGGAAATAGATTCGTCTGGGCAGTGGCAAAACCTTTATAAT GAAATCCGAAACCAAGCCAGCGACTATTCATATAAGGTGGCAAAACTTCCGGAGAATCAGAATCGAAACCGATATAGAGATGTCAGCCCCT ATGATCACAGTCGCGTTAAACTTGAAAACTCTGAAAATGACTACATCAATGCAAGTCTAGTCGTGGTGGAGGAAGCTCAAAGAGCCTATATTCTGTCTCAG GGCCCCTTGAAGAACACCTGCGGTCACTTCTGGTTGATGGTCTGGGAGCAGAACTCCAAAGCTGTTATAATGCTGAACAGAATCATAGAGAAGGGGTCT gagaagtgtgctcagtactgGCCTACAGCTGAGGAACAGCAGCTATCTTACACTGACACAGGGTTTGTCGTGACGCTAGTGAAGGAAGAGGACAAGTCCAACTACATCATACGAGTGTTGGAGCTGAGGAACACAGAG ACAGGAGGAACCACAGAGATATACCACTTTCACTACACCACCTGGCCTGACTTTGGTGTCCCAGAATCCCCGGCCTCTTTCCTCAACTTCCTGGTCAAGGTGCGGGAGTCTGGCTCATTGGGGCCGGAGCACGGGCCCTCCGTGGTCCACTGCAGCGCTGGGATTGGACGTTCGGGGACCTTCTCGTTGGTCGACACGTGTCTCATCCTG aTGGACAAGAGGAAGGACTCGTCGTCAGTGGACATTCTGAGAGTTCTGCTGGACATGAGGGAGTACCGGATGGGTCTGATCCAGACTCCTGACCAGCTACGTTTCTCCTACAGGGCTGTCCTGGAGGGAGCCAAGAGCATCATGGGAGACTGCTCTGCACAGGTAAACAccgctaaccctaaccacacaccTAGCTAG